In the Pocillopora verrucosa isolate sample1 chromosome 4, ASM3666991v2, whole genome shotgun sequence genome, AGCTTATGTTGCAGACTTCACGACTGTCTGAAAATTTTGACTCCGTCTGCCACAATACTAACTCACCACGATCGCTACATTTGTATTTCCGAGCACAAGGAGCATCACGTTCGCATATGCAAACACCGAGATCATGATTCTGTAAGTGCGCTAAGTTAGAGTCCCAGAGCACTAGGACGCGCGTGCGATTGATATACCCTCATATGAGGACGTTACGAAATAAACCGTTATGGCACGGAAAGGGCAGTCGCTTATCCAAGACCCAAGGCGCcaatgaaaacataaaacaatTAATTGAACGGTGTATGTAATTGTTTAAAAGAGGCAAAGTTTACAGAGGTGAACCTTCTTTGGGGCATTCAAATACATTTGGTGTTGGTCAGTTGAAAATGGCCTCGagaactatttcagttttatCTTGCATTACACAGTTAGGAAGCGAGTTAAGAGATCGCCGTCATTTCCTTTGACTTTCACATTTCACACTTCACTGTTTAAGTTTGTGGTTTTCTAGTTAAGCCGAGGTTGTTGTAAATGTTTCTTCTAGTTGTTCTTAGTGACCTAAGGGGCAATATTTGCACTCAaaggtatttctaattttagCCGAGATCAATCGCAACCAACATTTCGTACAACACGATGTCATCTAATGTCTGCACTCGTCTTTACCAAACACTTAAATACATAAATTCTAAAATCTGACACGGTTGTACATTACCTTGCAGAGATGTTTATCCTTCACTTCAGCCGTATGAATGGTTTGTCAGTGGCTTCCGAAAGAACAGCACCAAGCAACGTTCAAGGAATATTATGTTGCTGAGTGTAATATGATCGTACCAAGGTTCACCGATATCTCGTGACCAGACTTCTTAATCTAACGGAAACGATGATCTAAAAGCATAAATGCCAGCGCGAACGCAACTGCATAACATAGGATAAAAACTGAGATCTGCTTCCCTAATAAAACAAGGTAAAGGAAGATTAATGTAAATTCGAGGCTGATCGCTTCATTCTCTGCTCTGATTAGGCATTTAAAGCCCCGTAAGAGGAGATCGCATTCAAACGTTTATCCGCGACCAAAGTCGCGAATGCAGACGTGTAAAGTTCTGTGcgataaaaataattgtttttccaCTTTGGGGTAACCATCAAAGCGACCTTCACAAGTTTCTTGTTGACCTAATATGATGATGTAAAAATGTCAAAAGATTTTATCGGTTGAAACCTCATCTGCAACCCTCTCTATGTTGTTTTCTCGCTAATTTTGGGTCGGCGTCAAAAGCTTTGATCCGACCTATACCGTTAGGTTATTTCTCGATAATCCTTTGCGGAAGTATGTTTTTATGGTTCTTTATCACGGGAAGCAAAGCCTGAAAACTGATGCCAAACATTCTATTCATTTCATCCTTGAGCTAGATtactaaattgaaataaaaaatcatacAAAATTCTCGtgagttttgttttcacttatGAAAACCCCACAAAATTCAAGGATGCCTATCATGAGAATTAAACTATTAATGAACTTTGTCACGCGAACCCTCCAATAGCCTGATCGAATGATTTCGTCGCGGAAGCCAGTGAAAAAAGGCGCATGCGTGTGTCTTATCACAACCCACATGGTACTGCTTAACGATCTTACCTTGTCTAAAAGTTCATATGGAGCAAACAGACAGCGTTTTGAAACATAACGTCCGTGAAGCAATGAGTCCACGTTGTATATCTTCGGGTGTAAGGGCCAGATACAATAAAACAGGAATTGGAAGCACATCAGTGTAGGCAAGTATGTATTTTGGACAATTCGTAAAAGTGAACAAGATTCCTACTGGTGAGAACACTTGTCCCGGCTGCGAGAACGGAAATGGCCTCGTTCCGTTCATCAGCTCCCCATAGTTATACGATGTTTACGGTCAGTTGTATCTTACGTCATGAGAAAGTAATTGTTCTGTTGCCAACACTTAGATGTCAACACTTTCTTCAAGGAGTTCGTACGATCGTAGAAAACTCGGAAGTTTGTGGGGCACGTGGTTTAATTACCAAGAAAAGTTTACTTTGGCGAGATCTCAATTTAGCTGACGTTTTTATTagatttctttcttaaattatCATCTTCGTCCTGAATAATTCAATCTATCATTTCTTAATCCTTTTAATGGAATCCCTCTactttaaaagtaaaactttaaaactgtAATACTACAATAGAGCATAGATTTAGTTACATACTTCCGAAAGGCTGGCTGTGGGTTAAAATGTCCTGcctaggaaaaaaaagaattgataaGAATTGACAACCTTGAGACAGTCTGCGAGTGCGGTGGCTCAGTTTACACTGAAGGATCATCTCAACGTTTTCTTCCTGATTTGCAGCCCGATATTTTCCTTCAGCGAACTAGGAAATTTTTAACTTCAATCTGCAGATCTGCAGACTGAAATTAATTACTTTGTGAACCgtattgtttaaataaaaaaaaaaagtggggAGGGTGGACAAATTACCTTGCTGATTCTTTGCACTatatcaaagaaataattagCTTTTGGATTTCAATTTATTGGCAAGATTGTGCGTACCTTGTTACAAATTCAAGAGGAATTTTTTCGGATTTATCATTATTGCTGTATATTCATGGCAGATGGGGAAAGAAACAACTAATCAAGATGTTTTCTTACTGGTGATTACACCAAATTTTCGACGATCAAGGTTTGTACGGTTTTTCAAAAAATGAGGGGGAAATGGTAAAGTAAGACTTGTACTTGATGCTCCAACTGAGCTCAGGATCGAGAATTGACCAAGCTGTTATAGGATTCAAGGAACAGTTGATATCGATCCCATTCTTTGTGGTACAAAAATGCTCCATAAATTAAAACGCAGCTGTTAACCTGCCGGCGATACAGGGCAACCAAAGTGTATCGCAGacaattaaaaaattctaaGTATCGTTCAAGCAATCTCGATGATAGAAATATTctcacaaagaaagaaaaaaaacacgtttacagagggtctcaatagggtTAACCGTGAGCCGGAAAACAGCCAAAAATTAGCCGTCAGGTGTAAGcaattgacaaatttaacactataacccctaagagtgactaacatcttgattctccttacaaaatcacccttgaatcaaacattaaggtcatgagaataaaggaaatgatcaccaactaaagaagctcttgatagtagaacaaattctccttgacagaaCCCTTGGAAATGTCTAGGGAGTAGTAAGGAGAATAcggatactgatgttagtcgtaaaaagaaaacaaccgTAAAACAATTTATGGAGACAACAATGGGAAGATATCAACCGTTAGCCcaaaattggccaaaattttaaccgttagccgtaaaagccatcactccATTGAAACCATCTATATAGTCTTAGATATTCGTATCTTGATGGAGTTATTTTTGCCCGTTTACTAATTTGCGCCCATCAATTGAAAAAGTTATCTACAGCTGCTTGATCTACTAACTACTGTTACGATTGAAAAACGTTTTTGAAAGTTACGCTATATAAACGTGAATTGCATAGCCCGCGAGAATAGGTAGGTTTCCTAGTCAATTTTACGTTACAATGAATCAGTCCACTTCCCATTGTTTGAACTGAGCTGAGCTGATGCATAAAAAAGCCTTCTTGTCTCTATACATCAGCCAGTTTTAACCATTTTTCATACAGTTCATCCTTTTCTTTTCGGAGCTCTGCCATCTTCACTCGAAGCTCACTCAATTCTGTTTTCATCTCATCACAATCTCGTTTTATCTCTGCCGCTTTGTCTTCATTAATTGAgtcaatatttttctctgtgCAGAGTCTGGTGTCCAAGAgtttttgatatttatttccGTCAGTACGAATATTCTTCTGGTAATTCTTAATGAGCGATTGCAACGACTGACAAGAATTTTGCAGCGCGTGGGATTCTTCCTTCAACTTACACTCCGCGATGTTAAGGAAATGTATGAGTGCCTCTACGCTATCGATGATTATCGCACTGGAGGGATCTAGTTCACATGTCCTACGATAGTATTGAACAAGAAAACCAAAATCACCACGAATTTTGCTCAGTCTTGTCACTACATCCAAGAAACGAGTGAGCTGATCACATGCCTGGTCTAGTTGTTTCTTTCTTTCGCTTGAACTTCCACCTTGAGGAAATTGAGTCCAGGGTTTTGGTAATATTTCCTTATGACTATTCCTTAAAGGAGCAGCGTCCGTGTTGACGGGGGCGGCCCTGTTCTGATTCAGACTGCTGCTGACTGACTGAGCAGATGGCTCAGGAATATCAACGCTGTTGCTCATAGAGGACCCTCTCACAGTGGCAAAATGAAGACGTTGCACCAAGGGATACACAGGAGTTGGTTGTGGCGCCACAGAAACACACTGAATGCTAGGTTGCTGCCAGCCTGACGGTGAAATGAAAGGGATTGCTACTAGAGGATAAAACCGCTGGAGACTTGCTGGGGGTGTTTGAGGCGGCACCGTATTCACAGTAACAGAATTTCCTGATTGTGGCAAACGGCTTTGCTGTGCGTTGACAACTTCTACTGGCCTGACGTTTGAAGACGCCATACTGTGGGATGGTGGAAGATTACCTGAAGGATGCATGTTTGGGCTGCTCAACGGCACGACGATGGAATTCCCTGTATGTGCCGTGGTTATTGCAGGCCTGACATTTGAATACACCACACTAAGGGATGGTCGCAGATTACCCGAAGGATGCATGCTTGGGCTGCTAAAAGGCATGACAATAGGGTACATTGTTTGTGCCGTGGTTACTGCTCGCCTAACGTTTGAAGACGTCATATCTGGAGATGTTCGCAGATCGACCGGAGGAAACAGTTTGGGGCTGCTCAAAGGCATGCAGACGGAATCCCTTGTACGTAACGTGGTTACTGAGGATGACAAACGGCATTGTTGTTTTTTGACGTCTTCCACTTTTACTGGCCTCACGTTTGGAGAGGGTGCTCTAACAAAGGGTTGCAGACTATCTGGGTTGCTTAAAGGCGCGACAATGGGATTTCCTGTTTGCACCGTGGCTATTGAGGAAGGCAAACGGTAATGTTGTGCGTTGGCGTCTTCTAATTTGACAGGCCTCACGTTTGAAGACGCGTCACTAGGAAATGGTCGCAGATTGCTCGAAGGATGCATGTTTGGGCTGCTCGATGGCGCGACAAAAGAATTTCCTGAATGAGCCGTGGTTATTGAGGATGGCGAATAATACTGTTGTGCGTTGGCGTCTTCTACTTTCACTGTCCTCACGTTTGGAGATGCAGCACTAGGAAATGGTCGCAGAGTTGCCGAATGGTGCATGTTAGGACTACTGAAAGACAACGAACTCATCTCTTTTACAGTGTTTATTTGAGTAACTACATCATGAACCTTATGAGGCACACTATCTGATGCTGACGTCTTTCTGTAATTGGATGCCTCAgaagaaacacaagaaaaagacGATTCTTCATTGGCCGTAGCTGAAAATGTCCGGTTACAGTTATTTTTACTCGCTTGTTGAGGTATTACCCCAGGTAATAACAAGCCATGAGAGGATCTTTGTTGTTTCAACGGACGGCTTGGCATTTCAGGAGGAACTGCGTAACGCTGATTACTATCTGAATGGCTGGAATTTTCACCACTGCCAGTTACCAACCTTGATGAGAGCGTAAGGCAAGGAGTGGCCACTTGAGAAGTCGGTGTTGCCATGTGCATTGGCTGCTGCAATTCTCCCTCTCCCAGGAAACAAGTAACTTTGTCTGCAGGCATGTTCGAAGACACTTTACCTTTATTCAATGCAACAGGCATAGAAcctagagagaaaagagagaatagaaatgtaaagtaagaaaaataattctaaaTCAACAAAAGATATCATTGAATGGGAAGAAGAACCATAGTAAATAgtataagagagatggtaactTTTGAggtcggtaa is a window encoding:
- the LOC131790394 gene encoding uncharacterized protein; amino-acid sequence: MNSRREKADKGVSVDTFIKQNTLRSSLNREIRDFKVVLDEIDVGKCIPLPGNVGFSIQYLPSAAKHLGKKRVGHDVSGDSTQRKSRRILITSRCCSSTCLGCTSGERCDKVKRRDPRVKNAARMSVSAGRKKNLARSRPGSMPVALNKGKVSSNMPADKVTCFLGEGELQQPMHMATPTSQVATPCLTLSSRLVTGSGENSSHSDSNQRYAVPPEMPSRPLKQQRSSHGLLLPGVIPQQASKNNCNRTFSATANEESSFSCVSSEASNYRKTSASDSVPHKVHDVVTQINTVKEMSSLSFSSPNMHHSATLRPFPSAASPNVRTVKVEDANAQQYYSPSSITTAHSGNSFVAPSSSPNMHPSSNLRPFPSDASSNVRPVKLEDANAQHYRLPSSIATVQTGNPIVAPLSNPDSLQPFVRAPSPNVRPVKVEDVKKQQCRLSSSVTTLRTRDSVCMPLSSPKLFPPVDLRTSPDMTSSNVRRAVTTAQTMYPIVMPFSSPSMHPSGNLRPSLSVVYSNVRPAITTAHTGNSIVVPLSSPNMHPSGNLPPSHSMASSNVRPVEVVNAQQSRLPQSGNSVTVNTVPPQTPPASLQRFYPLVAIPFISPSGWQQPSIQCVSVAPQPTPVYPLVQRLHFATVRGSSMSNSVDIPEPSAQSVSSSLNQNRAAPVNTDAAPLRNSHKEILPKPWTQFPQGGSSSERKKQLDQACDQLTRFLDVVTRLSKIRGDFGFLVQYYRRTCELDPSSAIIIDSVEALIHFLNIAECKLKEESHALQNSCQSLQSLIKNYQKNIRTDGNKYQKLLDTRLCTEKNIDSINEDKAAEIKRDCDEMKTELSELRVKMAELRKEKDELYEKWLKLADV